One part of the Asterias amurensis chromosome 11, ASM3211899v1 genome encodes these proteins:
- the LOC139944102 gene encoding C-type lectin domain family 4 member M-like — protein MASKLLCVVGLFIMTNYAAVYGRCWKPPCPPTWSLWRDKCYKMHDADVTWEEGKQQCVELGGVMVVTQSEEEIQHLLKMCSCDRFWIGCNDIQTEGTWVCLNGEATIGADDKRWDVGQPNNQNEDQSCAEVLVYPASGTSAAWHDRECHATRKVICQRPTVL, from the exons ATGGCGAGCAAACTGCTGTGTGTTGTTGGTTTATTTATAATGACAAACTACGCTGCCGTTTATGGGCGGTGTTGGAAGCCGCCATGCCCTCCTACTTGGAGCCTGTGGCGAGACAAATGCTACAAGATGCATGACGCTGACGTTACATGGGAAGAAGGCAAGCAGCAGTGTGTTGAGTTGGGTGGGGTGATGGTTGTCACTCAATCTGAAGAAGAGATACAACACCTTCTCAAGATGTGCAGCTGCGATAGGTTCTGGATTGGCTGCAACGACATTCAAACTGAAG GTACCTGGGTGTGTTTGAATGGTGAAGCTACTATTGGGGCAGATGACAAGAGATGGGATGTTGGTCAGCCAAATAATCAAAACGAGGACCAATCTTGCGCCGAAGTTCTCGTTTATCCAGCAAGCGGAACTTCAGCCGCCTGGCATGATAGGGAATGCCATGCTACACGCAAGGTAATCTGCCAGCGCCCAACAGTCCTGTGA
- the LOC139944101 gene encoding C-type lectin domain family 4 member M-like yields MASKLLGVVGIFIMANYAAVYGRCLKPACPNTWSLWRDKCYKVHDADVTWEEGKQQCVELGGVMVVTQSKEELQHLLNMCSCRQYWIGCNDTQTEGTWVCLGEGTIDDQDNRWHNGQPNDQDAGQDCAEVYNYPAGSTSAGWHDRECHLPRKVICQRPTVLEFM; encoded by the exons ATGGCGAGCAAACTACTGGGTGTTGTTGGTATATTTATAATGGCAAACTACGCTGCCGTTTATGGGCGGTGTTTGAAGCCGGCATGCCCCAATACTTGGAGCCTGTGGCGAGACAAATGCTACAAGGTACATGACGCTGACGTTACATGGGAAGAGGGCAAGCAGCAGTGTGTTGAGTTGGGTGGGGTGATGGTTGTCACCCAATCTAAAGAAGAGTTACAACACCTTCTCAACATGTGCAGCTGCAGACAGTACTGGATTGGTTGCAACGACACTCAAACTGAAG GTACCTGGGTGTGTTTGGGTGAAGGTACCATTGACGATCAGGACAACAGATGGCATAATGGGCAGCCAAATGACCAAGACGCTGGCCAAGATTGTGCAGAAGTCTATAATTATCCAGCAGGCAGCACTTCAGCAGGCTGGCATGATAGGGAATGTCATCTCCCTCGCAAGGTAATCTGCCAGCGCCCAACAGTACTGGAGTTCATGTGA
- the LOC139944574 gene encoding uncharacterized protein, which produces MPNMDESNWSLGASTGSLGSTTPRLCTHRKTYHHGTDIMSPQQPSPSGDSATVSPTTSWSPRDRDRHSFQVDMAHIKLQPEIKPDLPCHPQSAREPLQQQGHPSSNYGDPTLYHRPVNEQLDNYMVIKQRSFHGYARSKRDLRQLPQTDPREDPELNPNWLHRSKTDIYIERRRAKLASQGSRRGGSGGYSLSGITLGSLMNQLPTAGKRDHNGNTKIDSRMMNPSTKPNTPATGSQMGGSHTGGSQTGGTRFPPLTLNRLKQRIQNDIETYSQPEHRRPSTTNVLIPTSSTTFPIPDAPPNSPPLTERDTPRYFTRSRLRKEAHGSIPLRIWEPSLDYVLRSDAKVLQPRSPMRSFSHQSSVRQQPSPLK; this is translated from the coding sequence ATGCCAAATATGGATGAGTCAAACTGGAGTTTAGGGGCTTCAACGGGTAGCCTTGGGTCGACTACACCTCGTTTATGCACCCATCGGAAGACGTACCACCACGGTACTGACATAATGAGTCCACAGCAACCCTCACCCTCCGGGGATTCAGCCACTGTTTCCCCTACAACGAGCTGGTCACCCAGGGACAGAGATCGCCACAGCTTCCAGGTAGACATGGCTCATATTAAACTCCAACCTGAAATAAAACCAGATCTACCATGTCATCCTCAAAGTGCCCGTGAACCGCTACAGCAGCAGGGGCACCCATCATCCAACTACGGGGACCCGACTTTATACCATCGTCCAGTCAATGAACAGCTTGATAACTACATGGTGATCAAACAGAGGAGTTTCCATGGATATGCAAGAAGTAAAAGAGATTTGAGACAACTTCCTCAGACTGACCCAAGGGAAGATCCAGAGTTGAATCCTAACTGGTTACATCGTTCTAAAACTGATATCTACATCGAGAGACGGCGAGCCAAACTTGCTTCTCAGGGATCTAGACGCGGTGGGTCTGGTGGATACAGCCTGTCTGGTATTACATTGGGAAGTCTCATGAATCAACTACCAACTGCTGGTAAACGAGATCATAATGGAAATACTAAGATTGACTCAAGAATGATGAATCCATCCACTAAACCCAACACTCCTGCGACTGGGTCTCAAATGGGTGGGTCTCATACAGGTGGGTCTCAAACAGGTGGGACAAGGTTCCCTCCGCTGACACTGAACCGGTTAAAACAAAGAATTCAAAATGATATAGAGACTTATTCCCAACCGGAACATCGACGCCCCTCAACGACCAATGTCCTCATACCTACCTCATCGACAACATTCCCTATCCCCGATGCCCCTCCAAATTCACCACCCCTCACAGAGCGAGACACACCCAGGTACTTCACACGGAGTAGGTTAAGAAAGGAGGCACATGGTTCCATACCTTTAAGGATTTGGGAGCCAAGTTTAGACTATGTTTTGAGGAGTGATGCCAAAGTTTTACAACCTAGATCACCAATGCGATCATTTTCACATCAATCATCGGTTCGTCAGCAACCGTCTCcactgaaataa